In Halorientalis sp. LT38, a genomic segment contains:
- a CDS encoding MoaD/ThiS family protein has protein sequence MPGTATEQGPDADAAETTVTVKCTGHVRTAVGEPRFEFAFAGNTLREFLAAFFDEYDVADMLIAETEAEATTRGWAPVEEDLPGKWNANPEGEQTRAYARVMVNGRFNESLDGLDTRLADGDRVALVYPFMFCL, from the coding sequence ATGCCAGGAACAGCGACCGAGCAGGGCCCGGACGCCGACGCCGCGGAGACGACGGTGACCGTCAAGTGTACCGGCCACGTCCGGACGGCGGTGGGCGAGCCGCGGTTCGAGTTCGCCTTCGCCGGGAACACCCTCCGGGAGTTCCTCGCGGCCTTCTTCGACGAGTACGACGTCGCGGACATGCTCATCGCCGAGACGGAGGCCGAGGCGACGACTCGTGGCTGGGCCCCGGTCGAGGAGGACCTCCCCGGGAAGTGGAACGCGAACCCGGAAGGTGAGCAGACTCGCGCGTACGCTCGCGTGATGGTCAACGGTCGCTTCAACGAGTCGCTGGACGGGCTCGACACCCGGCTGGCCGACGGTGATCGGGTCGCGCTGGTCTACCCGTTCATGTTTTGCTTATAA
- a CDS encoding DUF2249 domain-containing protein produces MGVETTELADRAVEATGAPADAPRDRLDARDLGPPKPLKNTLERLTELDDDTVLVQLNDRAPQHLYPKLDDRGYEYGTAEYDAAVVTTIWTP; encoded by the coding sequence ATGGGAGTCGAGACCACTGAGCTGGCCGACAGAGCGGTCGAGGCGACCGGTGCGCCGGCGGACGCGCCGCGGGATCGGCTCGACGCGCGGGACCTCGGGCCGCCAAAGCCCCTGAAGAACACGCTGGAGAGACTGACGGAACTCGACGACGATACCGTGCTCGTCCAGCTGAACGATCGCGCGCCCCAGCACCTCTACCCGAAACTCGACGATCGAGGGTACGAGTACGGCACGGCCGAGTACGACGCGGCCGTGGTGACGACGATCTGGACCCCGTAG
- a CDS encoding DUF7576 family protein, whose amino-acid sequence MVDPTSDIGDDVSADDAPVCETCGEAVVDEPNHRVITWIEDDGVQSAHFCDDRCRQDWDGE is encoded by the coding sequence ATGGTCGATCCGACATCGGACATCGGCGACGACGTATCGGCGGACGACGCGCCCGTCTGTGAGACGTGTGGGGAGGCCGTCGTGGACGAACCGAACCACCGGGTGATCACCTGGATCGAGGACGATGGGGTGCAGTCGGCGCACTTCTGCGACGATCGGTGTCGACAGGACTGGGACGGCGAGTAA
- a CDS encoding TIGR04053 family radical SAM/SPASM domain-containing protein, producing the protein MNRDLDTSRRPMVLIWEVTQACELACEHCRADAQSARHPDELTTEEGKAVLDSAREFADNQLVVLSGGDPCKRPDLTELVRYGDEIGLSMSLTPSGTDELTGDVLEDLSDAGLRRMALSLDGGDAAAHDAFRGEAGSFDETVRAAEHAKAAGLPLQINTTVCAQTVDQLPAIRDRVREFGAVLWSVFFLVPVGRGRLLDPIAPERADAVMEWLAETADEEPFGVKTTEAPHYRRVKLQRREGDAEDRGLRRRGGIVAGDGFAFVSHTGEIYPSGFLPEAAGTVPADDLVDVYRNSDLFTALRDRDALSGKCGACEFRHVCGGSRSRAYATTGDPLASDPLCPHVPEGFDAAGD; encoded by the coding sequence ATGAACCGCGACCTCGACACGAGCCGACGGCCGATGGTGTTGATCTGGGAGGTGACGCAGGCCTGCGAACTGGCCTGCGAGCACTGCCGCGCCGACGCCCAGTCGGCGCGTCACCCCGACGAACTCACGACCGAGGAGGGGAAAGCCGTCCTCGACTCGGCCCGCGAGTTCGCCGACAATCAGCTCGTCGTCCTCTCGGGCGGCGACCCCTGCAAGCGCCCGGACCTCACCGAACTCGTGCGCTACGGGGACGAGATCGGGTTGAGCATGTCGCTGACCCCCAGCGGCACCGACGAGTTGACCGGCGACGTCCTCGAAGATCTCTCAGACGCCGGCCTCCGGCGGATGGCCCTCAGCCTCGACGGCGGCGATGCCGCGGCGCACGACGCCTTCCGCGGTGAGGCAGGCAGTTTCGACGAGACGGTTCGGGCGGCCGAACACGCGAAAGCGGCCGGCCTCCCGCTGCAGATCAACACGACGGTCTGTGCACAGACGGTCGATCAGCTCCCGGCGATCAGGGATCGGGTCCGGGAGTTCGGCGCCGTCCTCTGGAGCGTCTTCTTCCTCGTCCCGGTCGGTCGCGGTCGGTTGCTCGACCCGATTGCCCCCGAGCGGGCCGACGCGGTCATGGAGTGGCTGGCCGAGACGGCCGACGAGGAACCATTCGGCGTCAAGACGACCGAGGCACCCCACTACCGGCGCGTGAAGTTACAGCGCCGTGAGGGCGACGCCGAGGACCGGGGGCTCCGCCGCCGCGGCGGGATCGTCGCAGGCGACGGCTTCGCGTTCGTGAGCCACACCGGCGAGATCTACCCGTCGGGCTTCCTGCCCGAGGCCGCCGGCACCGTCCCGGCGGACGACCTGGTCGACGTCTACCGGAACTCGGACCTGTTCACCGCGCTCCGGGACCGCGACGCGCTCTCCGGGAAGTGCGGGGCCTGTGAGTTCCGGCACGTCTGCGGCGGCAGCCGGTCCCGGGCGTACGCGACGACGGGCGATCCGCTGGCGAGCGACCCGCTCTGTCCGCACGTCCCCGAGGGATTCGACGCCGCGGGCGATTAG
- a CDS encoding DUF2249 domain-containing protein, whose protein sequence is MPEIDVREIEPKDRHPKIMDTFAEMDDGDTLRLINDHDPKPLYYEMEAEVEDFDAENYEVRREGPEKFVAEFPKQ, encoded by the coding sequence ATGCCAGAGATCGACGTCCGCGAGATCGAGCCCAAGGACCGGCACCCGAAGATCATGGACACCTTCGCCGAGATGGACGACGGCGACACCCTGCGCCTGATCAACGACCACGACCCGAAGCCACTGTACTACGAGATGGAGGCCGAGGTAGAGGACTTCGACGCCGAGAACTACGAGGTCCGCCGCGAGGGCCCCGAGAAGTTCGTCGCCGAGTTCCCCAAGCAGTGA
- the nirK gene encoding copper-containing nitrite reductase, which yields MFDSTRRKWLQALGISGAAATVAGCAGNEAPAVTETENNTLTQQSDGPAETDADRVAADPTDLPDPVDWSSPRTHEVTLTVEEVTAEIEPGVTFDYMTFDGQIPGPMIRVRQGDTVEFTMENAPENAMPHNVDFHAVYGTGGGAVATTASPGSENSMRFQANYPGAFIYHCAVPNLDYHISAGMFGMIVVEPKQGLPEVDRELYLGQHELYTDKDTGQEGHHGFDFEAMAAEQPTYVLLNGEKYAWAAARYGPVEVQQGERVRVFLVDGGPNLSSNFHPIGNVWSEAYRDGGLPEDEDLSAYADKNIQTMKVPPGSCMIGEMDTPVPERIKLVDHALSRVARKGLLAEVDVLGTEDEAVYDPDFGGTDHDGPHYG from the coding sequence ATGTTCGATTCAACGCGGCGAAAGTGGCTGCAGGCGCTCGGGATCAGCGGCGCGGCGGCGACCGTCGCCGGCTGTGCCGGGAACGAGGCGCCGGCGGTGACCGAGACGGAGAATAACACGCTGACCCAGCAGTCCGACGGCCCCGCCGAGACGGACGCCGACCGGGTGGCCGCGGATCCGACGGACCTGCCGGACCCCGTCGACTGGTCGTCCCCCCGGACCCACGAGGTGACGCTGACAGTCGAGGAGGTCACGGCGGAGATCGAGCCGGGGGTCACGTTCGACTACATGACCTTCGACGGGCAGATCCCCGGACCGATGATCCGGGTCCGGCAGGGTGACACGGTCGAGTTCACCATGGAGAACGCGCCCGAGAACGCCATGCCCCACAACGTCGACTTCCACGCGGTCTACGGGACCGGCGGCGGGGCGGTGGCGACGACGGCCTCCCCGGGTAGCGAGAACTCGATGCGGTTCCAGGCCAATTACCCCGGCGCGTTCATCTACCACTGCGCCGTCCCGAACCTCGACTACCACATCAGCGCCGGGATGTTCGGGATGATCGTGGTCGAGCCGAAACAGGGGCTCCCCGAGGTCGACCGGGAGCTGTACCTCGGCCAGCACGAGCTGTACACCGACAAGGACACCGGCCAGGAGGGCCACCACGGCTTCGACTTCGAGGCCATGGCCGCCGAGCAGCCCACGTACGTCCTCCTGAACGGGGAGAAGTACGCCTGGGCGGCCGCCCGCTACGGCCCCGTCGAGGTCCAGCAGGGCGAACGCGTCCGGGTGTTCCTCGTCGACGGGGGCCCGAACCTCTCCAGCAACTTCCACCCCATCGGGAACGTCTGGAGCGAGGCCTACCGTGACGGTGGCCTCCCCGAGGACGAGGACCTGAGCGCGTACGCCGACAAGAACATCCAGACGATGAAGGTCCCGCCGGGAAGCTGTATGATCGGCGAGATGGACACGCCGGTTCCCGAGCGGATCAAGCTCGTCGACCACGCGCTCTCCCGGGTCGCCCGGAAGGGGCTGCTCGCCGAGGTGGACGTCCTCGGCACCGAGGACGAGGCCGTCTACGACCCCGACTTCGGCGGCACCGACCACGACGGACCCCACTACGGCTGA
- a CDS encoding CGCGG family rSAM-modified RiPP protein, which produces MSVSHDDVEPVTETAHDNSWSANLEKPHHAEDRELVLAHARDAVDHTVPGNHVNLVTHGDHGHPETYLFGELDAAYGDEVEYEYVEQCGCGGHVTRVHVQD; this is translated from the coding sequence ATGAGCGTCTCACACGACGACGTCGAGCCCGTGACGGAGACGGCCCACGACAACTCCTGGTCGGCGAACCTGGAGAAGCCCCACCACGCCGAGGACCGGGAGCTCGTGCTCGCCCACGCCCGCGACGCCGTCGACCACACCGTCCCCGGCAACCACGTCAACCTCGTCACCCACGGGGACCACGGCCACCCTGAGACGTACCTCTTCGGCGAACTCGACGCCGCGTACGGGGACGAAGTCGAATACGAGTACGTCGAACAGTGCGGCTGTGGCGGTCACGTCACCCGCGTCCACGTCCAGGACTGA
- a CDS encoding cupin domain-containing protein, with the protein MAETISLSDLTAAPHAKLFDEPLVIRLSLDAGERVDPHRHPERTVVLHLLSGTVDLDLDDETHRLEPDDVIRFDGRREVSPEAVEDSEALLVLSQRVED; encoded by the coding sequence ATGGCAGAGACCATCTCGCTGTCCGACCTGACCGCGGCACCGCACGCGAAACTGTTCGACGAGCCGCTGGTGATCCGGCTGTCGCTCGACGCCGGCGAGCGCGTCGACCCGCACCGCCACCCCGAGCGGACGGTCGTCCTGCACCTGCTCTCGGGAACTGTAGATCTCGACCTGGACGATGAGACTCACCGGCTGGAACCGGACGACGTGATCCGGTTCGACGGGCGTCGCGAGGTGTCGCCGGAGGCGGTCGAGGACAGTGAAGCGCTCCTCGTCCTCTCCCAGCGGGTCGAGGACTAG
- a CDS encoding helix-turn-helix domain-containing protein, which produces MPRAKLSVRLPQAAWIGEISTEFPDVEFRVLAALPTDDTGVGLVELSGPDIPAVVKRIEERESILSLELLGESDDRTLIQFETTEPLLLFSVRESGVPLEPPVEIQDGRATVEVTASQDRLSKFGTQLEQFGMSFDVEYVRRTVDATEQLLTDRQRDLIVAAVQQGYYDTPRESSLTELADHLGMAKSTVSETLHRAEETVVKEFVAELDGALLPEAN; this is translated from the coding sequence ATGCCACGAGCCAAACTGAGTGTACGGTTGCCGCAGGCGGCCTGGATCGGGGAGATCTCGACTGAGTTCCCCGACGTCGAGTTCCGAGTGCTGGCGGCCCTGCCCACCGATGACACGGGCGTCGGTCTGGTCGAACTCAGCGGGCCCGACATCCCGGCCGTGGTCAAGCGCATCGAGGAGCGGGAGTCGATCCTTTCGCTCGAGTTACTCGGCGAGTCCGACGACCGGACGCTGATCCAGTTCGAGACCACCGAGCCACTGCTGTTGTTCTCGGTCAGGGAGTCGGGAGTCCCGCTGGAACCGCCTGTCGAGATCCAGGACGGCCGCGCGACCGTCGAGGTGACCGCCTCGCAGGACCGGCTGTCGAAGTTCGGGACCCAGCTCGAGCAGTTCGGGATGTCCTTCGACGTGGAGTACGTCCGCCGGACTGTGGACGCGACCGAACAACTGCTGACCGACCGCCAGCGCGACCTGATCGTCGCCGCGGTCCAGCAGGGCTACTACGACACCCCGCGTGAGTCCTCGCTGACGGAGCTGGCCGACCACCTCGGGATGGCGAAATCGACCGTCAGCGAGACGCTCCACCGCGCCGAGGAGACCGTCGTCAAGGAGTTCGTGGCGGAACTGGACGGAGCGTTGCTCCCAGAGGCGAACTGA
- a CDS encoding cupin domain-containing protein, with amino-acid sequence MPATHVDDERAYDDEQFSAQGVFRTEHSKVVCGYFEPGQFIPVHAPDSDVTVVVQSGTGIVRDGDTDHAVEPGSVVSVPAGRDRGVRADDDERLEAVLVTAPPPTDAEHEPVRRGLQQGTFEP; translated from the coding sequence ATGCCAGCCACCCACGTCGACGACGAGCGGGCCTACGACGACGAGCAGTTCAGCGCGCAGGGGGTCTTCCGAACCGAGCACTCGAAGGTCGTCTGCGGGTACTTCGAGCCCGGGCAGTTCATCCCCGTCCACGCGCCAGACAGCGACGTGACCGTCGTCGTCCAGTCTGGCACCGGGATCGTCCGGGACGGCGACACCGACCACGCCGTCGAACCCGGCTCCGTCGTCAGCGTGCCGGCCGGCCGCGATCGCGGCGTCAGAGCCGACGACGACGAGCGCCTGGAGGCGGTCCTCGTGACCGCGCCGCCGCCGACCGACGCCGAGCACGAACCCGTCCGCCGCGGCCTCCAGCAGGGAACGTTCGAACCGTGA
- a CDS encoding cyclic nucleotide-binding/CBS domain-containing protein: MADETPVSEIMSAPVETVTEDETVEEVARVFAEEGVGSLVIGEDPIQGIITEYDVVKSIGQGKDPAATTVGQLMSEPVVTIRPDDTVENAGDRMGNNGVKKLPVTEDGKPVGIVTTTDLAHFLPHHRLEMASQPETDVPDGEFE; the protein is encoded by the coding sequence ATGGCAGACGAAACGCCAGTCAGCGAGATCATGAGCGCGCCGGTCGAGACGGTCACGGAAGACGAGACCGTCGAGGAGGTAGCGCGCGTCTTCGCGGAGGAGGGGGTCGGGTCGCTCGTCATCGGTGAGGATCCCATCCAGGGGATCATCACGGAGTACGACGTCGTCAAGTCGATCGGGCAGGGGAAAGATCCCGCTGCGACCACCGTCGGCCAGTTGATGTCCGAGCCCGTGGTCACCATCCGCCCCGACGACACCGTGGAGAACGCGGGCGACCGGATGGGCAACAACGGCGTGAAGAAGTTGCCCGTCACGGAGGACGGCAAACCGGTCGGCATCGTCACCACGACCGACCTCGCCCACTTCCTCCCCCACCACCGACTGGAGATGGCCAGTCAGCCCGAAACGGACGTTCCGGACGGCGAATTCGAGTAA
- a CDS encoding helix-turn-helix domain-containing protein produces the protein MNTVDSDPIPAGVRVTLAITRPDECPLATASADSGARVASVARTSCGSQDDTNTEFTVQADAPDTGVEGDPVFRTEEGVRYRCQCDAEACLADLVEGFGCPVSDVHAVDGTLYMVFYAPDTDRVRDIVAAARERFEDVTVRNLRQSGELVGDGFVSVDTGRLTGRQREVLALAYEMGYFDYPKGANAEEVAAELDISASTLSEHLAAAQEKVIGPVAERSV, from the coding sequence ATGAACACGGTCGACTCCGACCCGATCCCGGCGGGCGTGCGGGTGACGCTCGCGATCACCCGGCCGGACGAGTGTCCGCTCGCGACCGCCTCCGCAGACAGCGGCGCGCGAGTCGCCTCGGTCGCCCGAACCAGTTGCGGGTCACAGGACGACACGAACACTGAGTTCACGGTCCAGGCCGACGCCCCGGATACGGGCGTCGAGGGCGATCCGGTGTTCCGGACCGAGGAAGGCGTGCGGTACCGCTGCCAGTGCGACGCCGAGGCCTGCCTCGCCGACCTCGTGGAGGGGTTCGGCTGCCCGGTCAGCGACGTCCACGCGGTCGACGGAACGCTCTACATGGTGTTCTACGCCCCCGACACCGACCGGGTTCGCGACATCGTCGCGGCCGCGCGCGAGCGGTTCGAAGACGTGACGGTCCGGAACCTGCGGCAGTCGGGCGAACTCGTCGGCGACGGGTTCGTCTCCGTCGACACCGGCCGGCTCACCGGTCGCCAGCGCGAGGTGCTGGCACTGGCCTACGAGATGGGCTACTTCGACTACCCGAAGGGCGCCAACGCCGAGGAAGTCGCGGCCGAACTCGACATCTCGGCGTCGACGCTCTCGGAACACCTGGCGGCGGCCCAGGAGAAAGTCATCGGCCCGGTCGCGGAGCGGTCGGTCTAA